A genomic stretch from Cervus canadensis isolate Bull #8, Minnesota chromosome 27, ASM1932006v1, whole genome shotgun sequence includes:
- the LOC122428802 gene encoding olfactory receptor 5K1, translated as MAKENHTIKNEFILTGFTDHPEMKTLLFVVFLTIFLITMVGNLGLMILISKEHRLHTPMYIFLGNLALVDSCCACAVTPKMLRNFFSKNRMISLYECMAQFYFLCTVETADCFLLAAMAYDRYVAICKPLQYHTMMSKKLCIQMTTGAYTAGNLHSMIHVGLLFRLTFCGSNHINHFYCDILPLYRLSCVDPYVNELVLFIFSGSIQVFTIGSVLISYLYILLTIFKMKSKKGRFKAFSTCASHFFSVSLFYGSLFFMYIRPNLLEEGDKDIPAAILFTEVVPLLNPFIYSLRNKEVITVLRKILKKEKSQKSLKQMTSTIA; from the coding sequence ATGGCTAAAGAAAATCATACCATAAAAAATGAGTTTATCCTCACAGGATTTACAGATCACCCAGAAATGAAGACCCTTCTGTTTGTGGTGTTTCTTACCATCTTTCTGATCACCATGGTGGGCAACCTTGGCCTGATGATACTGATTTCAAAAGAGCATCGTCTACACACACCAATGTATATCTTTCTGGGAAACCTTGCTCTTGTGGATTCTTGCTGTGCCTGTGCTGTGACTCCTAAGATGTTAAGGAacttcttttctaaaaacagaatGATTTCCCTCTATGAATGCATggcacaattttattttctttgcactgTTGAGACTGCAGATTGCTTTCTCCTGGCAGCAATGGCTTATgatcgctatgtggccatctgcaaaccatTGCAATACCACACAATGATGTCAaagaaactctgcattcagatgaccACGGGGGCCTACACAGCTGGGAACCTGCATTCCATGATTCATGTAGGCCTTCTATTTAGGTTAACTTTCTGTGGATCAAATCACATCAACCACTTTTACTGTGACATTCTTCCTTTATACAGGCTCTCCTGTGTTGATCCTTACGTCAATGAACTGGTACTATTTATCTTTTCCGGTTCAATTCAAGTCTTCACAATAGGTAGCGTTTTAATATCTTATCTCTACATTCTCTTaaccattttcaaaatgaaatccaAAAAGGGGAGGTTCAAAGCTTTTTCTACCTGTGCGTCCcactttttttcagtttcattattcTACGGATCtctttttttcatgtatattAGACCAAATTTGCTTGAAGAAGGGGATAAAGATATACCAGCTGCTATTTTGTTTACGGAAGTCGTTCCTTTACTAAATCCTTTCATTTATAGCCTAAGAAATAAGGAAGTAATAACTGTCTTGAGAAAaattctgaagaaagaaaaatcacaaaaaagtttaaaacaaatgaCGTCTACTATAGCTTAA